One genomic window of Leptotrichia shahii includes the following:
- the rpsE gene encoding 30S ribosomal protein S5, which yields MARDRDNRERESEYKERLLRISRVSKTVKGGRRISFSVLAAVGDEKGKVGIGLGKANGVPDAIRKAIANAKKNLVNVSLKGGTLPHEQIGKYNATSVLLKPASKGTGVIAGSATRELLELAGVTDVLTKIRGSKTKDNVARATLEGLKQLRSIEDVARLRGKSVEEILG from the coding sequence TTGGCTAGAGATAGAGATAACAGAGAAAGAGAAAGTGAATATAAAGAAAGACTTTTAAGAATAAGCAGAGTTTCTAAAACTGTTAAAGGAGGAAGAAGAATTTCATTCTCAGTATTAGCAGCTGTTGGAGATGAAAAAGGAAAAGTAGGTATCGGTTTAGGAAAAGCTAACGGTGTACCTGATGCAATTAGAAAAGCCATTGCAAATGCTAAGAAAAACCTAGTAAATGTTTCATTAAAAGGTGGAACTTTACCACATGAGCAAATTGGAAAATACAACGCAACTAGTGTATTATTGAAACCAGCTTCAAAAGGGACAGGAGTTATCGCAGGTTCAGCAACTAGGGAATTACTTGAGCTAGCAGGTGTAACCGATGTGCTTACAAAAATTAGAGGTTCAAAAACTAAAGATAACGTTGCAAGAGCAACTTTAGAAGGTCTTAAACAATTACGTTCTATCGAAGATGTTGCAAGACTTAGAGGAAAATCAGTTGAAGAAATTTTAGGATAA
- the rpmD gene encoding 50S ribosomal protein L30, with protein MSKVKVTLVKGINGRKPNHVATVKSLGLRKISQSAVHNKTADIEGKIKLVSYLLKVEEV; from the coding sequence ATGTCTAAAGTAAAAGTAACGCTTGTAAAAGGAATTAATGGAAGAAAACCTAATCATGTTGCGACTGTAAAATCACTTGGATTAAGAAAAATCAGTCAAAGTGCAGTTCATAACAAAACTGCTGATATTGAAGGAAAAATTAAATTAGTTTCTTATTTACTTAAAGTAGAGGAGGTTTAG
- the rplO gene encoding 50S ribosomal protein L15: protein MNLNELRPAAGSKRERKRVGRGHGTGWGKTAGKGHNGQKQRSGSYVSPIFEGGQMPIIRRIPKRGFSNAPFKKDIIAITLADIVERFNDGDVVSLETLVENGIVKNPKFIKKYSDEALRNVKGRRAVKEYLNSNVEAYVKEKEFTSLLKIIGNTEVNKKLTVKAHKISKAAKELIEKAGGSVELLEIKSYSAKAGNNKKEDGDK, encoded by the coding sequence ATGAATCTTAATGAATTAAGACCTGCTGCTGGATCGAAAAGAGAAAGAAAAAGAGTAGGAAGAGGACATGGAACTGGTTGGGGAAAAACAGCTGGTAAAGGTCACAATGGACAAAAACAAAGATCAGGTTCTTATGTATCACCTATATTTGAAGGTGGACAAATGCCTATTATTAGAAGAATTCCTAAGAGAGGATTCTCTAATGCACCATTTAAAAAAGATATAATAGCAATTACATTGGCTGATATTGTAGAAAGATTCAATGATGGAGATGTAGTTAGCTTAGAAACATTAGTTGAAAATGGAATAGTTAAAAACCCTAAATTTATAAAAAAATATTCTGATGAAGCATTGAGAAATGTAAAAGGAAGAAGAGCTGTAAAAGAGTACTTAAACTCAAATGTTGAGGCTTATGTAAAAGAAAAAGAATTTACTAGCTTATTAAAAATTATAGGGAATACAGAAGTTAATAAAAAATTAACTGTAAAAGCGCACAAAATCTCAAAAGCAGCTAAAGAATTAATCGAAAAAGCTGGAGGAAGTGTAGAATTATTAGAAATCAAATCATATTCAGCTAAAGCAGGAAATAATAAAAAAGAAGATGGAGATAAGTAA
- the secY gene encoding preprotein translocase subunit SecY: MTLAEAVSSRVKAIFNIPELEKRVTFTLLMIMVARVGIHIAVPGINTEAFKNFQQGNAIAQFLNLFSGGAVERASIFALGIVPYINASIVFQLLGVIFPKIDEMQKEGGKERDKITQWSRYVTIVLALIQSFGIAILMQNQGLVLEPGSKFILSTVVLITGGTSFLMWISERISIRGIGNGTSMLIFLNIVAGLPSVISNMSAGLPSGMGKVLLGLSVIVFIIFIALMVIVQLAERRIPIQYAGKGSLGFGGGQSTVGKRTYLPLKINMSGVMPIIFASVLMAAPPFLVSMMKSGNLKNFLAAQFEPKGIFYLLLFAILITVFSFFYTLTIAFDPDKVSDDLKQSGGTIPTVRAGKETADYLEKVATRVTFGSAIFLSLLGIMPNIWFGYILNLPVMLGGTSLLILVGTAVEILLQIDSFLAVKHMKSFVNRRHR; encoded by the coding sequence TTGACTCTAGCTGAAGCAGTATCAAGTAGGGTAAAAGCTATTTTTAATATACCTGAGTTAGAAAAAAGAGTAACGTTCACATTACTTATGATAATGGTTGCAAGAGTTGGAATTCACATAGCAGTTCCTGGAATTAATACAGAGGCTTTTAAAAATTTCCAGCAAGGAAATGCGATTGCTCAATTTTTAAATTTATTTTCGGGTGGAGCTGTTGAAAGAGCTTCAATTTTTGCATTGGGAATTGTCCCTTACATTAATGCTTCCATTGTATTTCAATTATTAGGAGTAATTTTTCCTAAAATAGATGAAATGCAAAAGGAAGGTGGAAAAGAAAGAGATAAAATAACTCAATGGTCAAGATATGTAACAATTGTACTTGCATTAATTCAATCTTTTGGAATTGCAATATTAATGCAAAATCAAGGATTAGTGTTAGAACCAGGTTCTAAATTTATACTTAGTACAGTAGTTCTAATTACAGGAGGAACTTCATTTTTAATGTGGATTTCTGAAAGAATCTCGATAAGAGGTATTGGAAATGGGACATCAATGTTGATTTTCTTAAATATTGTTGCTGGATTGCCATCAGTTATTAGTAATATGTCTGCTGGATTGCCTAGTGGAATGGGAAAAGTTTTATTAGGCTTATCAGTAATAGTATTTATAATATTTATTGCATTAATGGTAATTGTACAGTTAGCTGAAAGAAGAATTCCTATTCAATATGCTGGAAAAGGAAGTCTTGGATTTGGTGGTGGACAAAGTACAGTTGGAAAAAGAACATACTTGCCATTAAAAATAAATATGTCTGGAGTAATGCCAATAATCTTTGCGTCAGTATTGATGGCAGCACCTCCGTTTTTAGTTTCAATGATGAAATCTGGAAATTTAAAAAACTTCTTGGCAGCTCAATTTGAGCCAAAAGGAATTTTTTACTTATTATTATTTGCAATATTAATTACAGTATTTTCATTTTTTTATACACTTACAATTGCTTTTGATCCAGACAAAGTATCTGATGACTTAAAGCAAAGTGGAGGAACAATTCCAACAGTAAGAGCTGGAAAGGAAACTGCTGATTATTTGGAAAAAGTTGCAACAAGAGTAACATTTGGAAGTGCGATATTTTTATCATTATTAGGTATTATGCCAAATATATGGTTTGGATACATCTTAAATCTTCCAGTAATGCTTGGAGGAACAAGTTTACTAATTCTAGTTGGAACTGCTGTAGAAATATTATTGCAGATAGACTCATTCTTGGCAGTTAAACATATGAAGAGTTTTGTAAATAGAAGACATCGTTAA